A part of Salmo trutta chromosome 15, fSalTru1.1, whole genome shotgun sequence genomic DNA contains:
- the LOC115148295 gene encoding olfactory receptor 52D1-like codes for MGPLFDQEENIANDGLCLLQMWSVHYTCSFQSSVLFGMAVDRYFAICMPLRYNVVMSYNNCRIASLVIIISIFVVIFRSAAGESRSKAIHTCSTHLMGICITYSASMTAFMAYRN; via the exons ATGGGGCCATTGTTTGACCAGGAGGAGAATATAGCCAATGATG gATTATGTTTGTTGCAGATGTGGTCTGTTCACTACACTTGCAGCTTTCAGTCCTCTGTTCTGTTTGGGATGGCTGTTGACCGGTATTTTGCCATTTGTATGCCATTGCGCTACAATGTCGTCATGAGCTACAATAATTGTCGAATAGCTAGCCTTGTGATTATAATCT CCATTTTTGTGGTCATATTCAGATCAGCAGCAGGAGAGTCTCGTTCTAAAGCCATCCATACGTGCAGTACACATTTAATGGGCATCTGcatcacctactctgcttctatGACAGCATTCATGGCTTACAGG AACTAA